In a genomic window of Verrucomicrobiota bacterium:
- a CDS encoding metallophosphoesterase — translation MKLLLTSDFHFHRPWYDWLLDHGPQYDLVAIAGDLMEMHYPGGVVPQLIYLHGWVRTMLKRGAVLAVCSGNHDLPSTAPMVVPHQGIDKERVALLEGFAKHEHWLQALRRDHQITVDQDHRIIRTNSGESLMVSCAPYRADGQFLFREHFPPPWLLLHHEPPGGTTLAGPNTGNQALAEFVRKTPPKYVLSGHAHFSESGHNAFHERIGKAHCFNCRQYPTAGIRPPAPNVILLDTGAGTATWRFYTQDSTPQQAVVELD, via the coding sequence GTGAAACTCCTTTTGACCTCAGATTTTCACTTTCACCGGCCATGGTACGACTGGCTTTTAGATCACGGGCCCCAGTACGACCTCGTGGCCATCGCCGGAGATTTGATGGAAATGCATTACCCCGGAGGGGTGGTGCCGCAGCTTATTTACCTTCACGGTTGGGTACGGACGATGCTCAAGCGAGGGGCGGTTCTGGCGGTCTGCTCCGGTAACCACGACCTGCCTTCGACCGCGCCGATGGTCGTGCCGCACCAGGGTATCGATAAAGAACGCGTCGCGCTCCTCGAGGGGTTTGCGAAGCATGAACATTGGTTGCAGGCCTTGCGCCGCGATCACCAGATCACCGTCGACCAGGACCATCGCATCATTCGCACCAATTCCGGGGAGAGCCTCATGGTAAGCTGCGCGCCTTACCGCGCCGACGGCCAGTTTTTGTTCCGTGAACATTTCCCGCCCCCCTGGCTCCTGCTGCACCATGAACCGCCCGGGGGCACGACCCTGGCAGGACCGAATACGGGCAACCAGGCCCTGGCCGAATTCGTCCGAAAAACACCGCCGAAATACGTTTTAAGCGGCCACGCCCATTTCAGCGAATCGGGCCATAACGCTTTCCATGAGCGTATCGGCAAGGCGCATTGCTTCAACTGCCGCCAATACCCAACGGCCGGTATCCGCCCCCCGGCGCCCAACGTGATTCTTCTCGACACCGGCGCCGGCA
- a CDS encoding DUF1501 domain-containing protein — protein MPHQPEVLTRRRFLRTSVLGAALSWTVPLFIERTFSTLNAAAAESASSLQVPTGRDHPILVVLQLAGGNDGLNTLIPYEDDAYYRARPTLGIPKTRVLPLSDRIGLHPALAPLADLYHEGALAILQGVGYPNPNRSHFRSTEIWQTASDANRVSTKGWIGRYFDNCCSGGDPTVGVSLGQQLPQAFNAQQPVGMAIERPDHLGLPKVGDAFERAAFEQLNGLDHELDAGNAGGSIAGLNGSLHSNLSPLDYLQRVALDAQVGADRISAILKRTRDEANYPNTQLGRSLSSIARLIAGGLTTRVYYLSHGGFDTHNNQGEAHQRLLGELAGATDAFCHDLRSKGLLDRVTLMTFSEFGRRVAENASKGTDHGTAAPLFVMGGAIRPGLYGRQPSLEQLDAGDLIFNVDFRSVYATILERWMQAPAQKVLGREFPLLAFL, from the coding sequence ATGCCACATCAGCCCGAAGTTCTTACCCGGCGTCGTTTTCTGCGCACGTCCGTGCTGGGCGCGGCGCTCAGCTGGACGGTTCCGCTGTTCATTGAACGCACTTTCTCGACCCTGAATGCCGCCGCGGCCGAGTCTGCGTCCTCCCTGCAAGTGCCCACGGGACGAGATCATCCCATCCTCGTCGTCCTGCAATTGGCGGGCGGGAACGATGGGCTGAACACCCTGATCCCGTACGAGGACGACGCTTATTACCGCGCCCGGCCCACGCTGGGCATTCCCAAAACCCGGGTTTTGCCCCTGAGCGACCGCATCGGCCTGCACCCGGCGCTGGCCCCGCTGGCGGATCTTTACCACGAAGGAGCGCTGGCAATCCTGCAAGGGGTCGGTTACCCCAACCCTAACCGGTCGCATTTTCGGTCCACCGAAATCTGGCAGACGGCTTCCGATGCAAACCGGGTTTCAACCAAAGGCTGGATCGGACGGTACTTCGACAATTGTTGCTCGGGCGGGGACCCGACCGTCGGCGTCAGCTTGGGCCAACAACTGCCGCAGGCATTCAATGCGCAGCAACCGGTCGGTATGGCGATTGAACGGCCGGATCACCTCGGCCTGCCGAAAGTGGGTGACGCCTTCGAAAGGGCTGCCTTCGAACAACTCAACGGCCTGGACCACGAACTCGATGCCGGCAATGCCGGAGGTTCCATCGCCGGCTTGAATGGCTCCCTGCATTCCAACCTCTCGCCCCTGGATTACCTTCAACGGGTTGCGCTCGATGCGCAGGTGGGCGCCGACCGGATCAGCGCGATCCTGAAGCGGACCAGAGACGAAGCAAACTATCCGAACACGCAGCTCGGGCGTTCGTTGAGCTCGATTGCTCGATTGATTGCGGGCGGCCTCACCACGCGGGTGTATTATCTCAGCCACGGCGGTTTTGATACGCACAACAATCAAGGCGAGGCTCATCAAAGGCTCCTGGGTGAACTCGCCGGTGCCACCGATGCTTTCTGCCATGACCTGCGTAGCAAGGGGTTGCTCGACCGCGTGACGCTGATGACGTTCAGCGAGTTCGGGCGACGCGTCGCCGAGAACGCCAGCAAAGGGACTGACCACGGGACCGCCGCCCCGCTTTTTGTAATGGGCGGTGCAATCCGGCCCGGGCTCTACGGGCGCCAGCCCAGCCTCGAGCAACTGGATGCGGGCGACCTAATTTTCAACGTCGATTTTCGTTCGGTTTACGCCACGATCCTTGAACGATGGATGCAGGCGCCTGCCCAAAAGGTGCTTGGCCGGGAATTCCCGTTGCTGGCATTTTTGTAA